The following proteins are encoded in a genomic region of Hyla sarda isolate aHylSar1 chromosome 3, aHylSar1.hap1, whole genome shotgun sequence:
- the IL12A gene encoding interleukin-12 subunit alpha isoform X1, whose protein sequence is MRPPVPSSRPTLWSCCIMWMLVVIGRSLVVESKTICQPFDLERSYNISRNLVNVVSEAILKLQADLDGKLNCSYETVVIEDVTANTTNTVKACLPSMNSQTCTCTQMNRTGVDEDKCLAAIYSDLKLNMKRLQGLNPTLDKTVRGMMQALKVHNEDKDHEEKAFNDKSDRLFKQCTAMLYFQLRATTISRVLRQMMNEGSMHQKAMKH, encoded by the exons GCTGTTGCATCATGTGGATGCTAgtagtgattggtcggtcattGGTTGTAGAGAGCAAAACAATCTGTCAACCCTTTGACCTTGAAAGGTCTTATAATATCTCCAGGAACCTAGTAAATGTGGTGTCTGAAGCCATCCTAAAACTACAG GCTGATCTAGATGGAAAGTTAAACTGTTCCTACGAAACAGTGGTTATAGAAGATGTAACAGCAAACACAACAAATACAGTGAAAGCATGTCTCCCCAGCATGAATTCCCAG ACGTGTACCTGCACACAGATGAACAGAACAGGGGTTGATGAG GACAAGTGCCTGGCAGCTATCTATTCTGACCTGAAACTCAACATGAAACGACTGCAGGGCTTGAATCCAACTCTTGACAAAACAGTTCGGGGCATGATGCAG GCTTTAAAAGTACACAATGAAGATAAGGACCATGAGGAGAAAGCATTCAATGACAAATCTGATCGTCTGTTTAAGCAGTGCACTGCAATGCTCTATTTTCAATTACGTGCCACAACTATATCCAGAGTTTTAAGACAGATGATGAACGAAGGTTCAATGCACCAGAAAGCAATGAAACATTAA
- the IL12A gene encoding interleukin-12 subunit alpha isoform X2, with protein MWMLVVIGRSLVVESKTICQPFDLERSYNISRNLVNVVSEAILKLQADLDGKLNCSYETVVIEDVTANTTNTVKACLPSMNSQTCTCTQMNRTGVDEDKCLAAIYSDLKLNMKRLQGLNPTLDKTVRGMMQALKVHNEDKDHEEKAFNDKSDRLFKQCTAMLYFQLRATTISRVLRQMMNEGSMHQKAMKH; from the exons ATGTGGATGCTAgtagtgattggtcggtcattGGTTGTAGAGAGCAAAACAATCTGTCAACCCTTTGACCTTGAAAGGTCTTATAATATCTCCAGGAACCTAGTAAATGTGGTGTCTGAAGCCATCCTAAAACTACAG GCTGATCTAGATGGAAAGTTAAACTGTTCCTACGAAACAGTGGTTATAGAAGATGTAACAGCAAACACAACAAATACAGTGAAAGCATGTCTCCCCAGCATGAATTCCCAG ACGTGTACCTGCACACAGATGAACAGAACAGGGGTTGATGAG GACAAGTGCCTGGCAGCTATCTATTCTGACCTGAAACTCAACATGAAACGACTGCAGGGCTTGAATCCAACTCTTGACAAAACAGTTCGGGGCATGATGCAG GCTTTAAAAGTACACAATGAAGATAAGGACCATGAGGAGAAAGCATTCAATGACAAATCTGATCGTCTGTTTAAGCAGTGCACTGCAATGCTCTATTTTCAATTACGTGCCACAACTATATCCAGAGTTTTAAGACAGATGATGAACGAAGGTTCAATGCACCAGAAAGCAATGAAACATTAA